In Ignavibacteriales bacterium, the following are encoded in one genomic region:
- a CDS encoding transporter — translation MRKLILSISLILLLHISIFAQTNNPGVISPDRPDQTESPDILTPGYVQIETGITYERYSYSSVNYEHTRNTFNIPGMLRIGVFPNMELRITPEFQSVTDKYSYTFQGDQSKTTQGLIPLVLGTKIKIVDEAEDMPAMAFLFHVDLPGAASEEFQNKNPTPEIRLALSKQLQDNLSIGFNLGAFFDMDHRETAGIYTVSLAMDLTKRINGFIELYGNFEQQTSLFVDGGFSYLLMKNLMVDISGGTGLTVDSPNFFIGGGLSVRLPR, via the coding sequence ATGAGAAAACTAATTTTATCAATCAGTTTAATATTGTTATTACATATCTCCATTTTTGCTCAGACTAATAACCCGGGTGTCATCAGTCCGGACAGACCGGACCAGACAGAGTCACCGGATATCCTAACCCCGGGGTATGTGCAGATAGAAACCGGAATAACCTATGAAAGATATTCGTATAGCAGTGTAAACTACGAGCATACACGTAATACTTTTAATATTCCCGGGATGCTGAGAATAGGAGTTTTCCCGAACATGGAACTGAGGATCACGCCTGAATTTCAGTCTGTAACCGACAAATATTCCTATACTTTTCAAGGAGACCAGAGTAAAACAACACAAGGACTCATTCCTCTAGTCCTGGGAACAAAGATCAAAATTGTTGACGAAGCCGAGGATATGCCCGCCATGGCATTTCTATTTCATGTCGATCTTCCCGGAGCGGCAAGCGAGGAATTCCAAAATAAAAACCCAACTCCCGAAATCAGACTAGCTCTATCAAAACAGCTCCAGGATAACCTTTCGATCGGGTTCAATCTCGGGGCGTTTTTTGATATGGATCACAGGGAGACAGCCGGTATTTACACGGTATCGCTCGCAATGGATCTTACGAAAAGAATCAACGGATTCATCGAGCTGTATGGGAATTTTGAACAACAAACATCACTTTTCGTCGATGGAGGTTTTTCTTACCTGCTGATGAAAAATCTAATGGTGGATATTTCCGGCGGAACAGGTTTAACGGTAGATAGTCCTAATTTTTTCATAGGAGGAGGATTGTCAGTCAGACTGCCAAGATAA
- a CDS encoding transporter, whose translation MRGLILSISVLLLAQISLFAQANNPGDILPDRPDQTESPDILQPGFVQIEGGYTYTHIKYIPDDFIKFTFSVNEVGTLIRIGIFPSAELRIEPEYQSIKSTISFQNPVFDYRNEVSGFIPLRLGTKIKITDEDKYIPATAFLFKASIPEIASNDFQDELSTAEFRVALSKTLSERFSLGVNLGAEYGTYSNSTSGLYTMSFSGEIYKQLGGFIELYGYFSEGYEPNHFIDGGLTYRILNNLQVDLSAGTQYSDDVSDFFIGGGLSVRLPR comes from the coding sequence ATGAGAGGATTAATATTATCAATTAGTGTATTATTGTTAGCGCAGATCTCCCTTTTTGCTCAGGCTAATAACCCGGGTGACATCTTGCCGGATAGACCAGACCAGACGGAATCGCCGGATATATTACAGCCGGGATTTGTGCAAATAGAGGGAGGATATACATACACACATATAAAATACATTCCAGACGATTTTATAAAATTTACCTTCAGTGTTAATGAGGTAGGTACATTAATACGAATAGGTATTTTCCCGAGCGCCGAGCTAAGAATTGAGCCTGAATACCAATCTATAAAAAGCACAATCTCTTTTCAGAACCCGGTTTTTGATTATAGAAACGAAGTTTCCGGATTTATTCCTCTAAGGCTAGGTACCAAGATTAAAATTACTGACGAGGATAAATACATACCAGCTACAGCTTTTTTATTCAAAGCAAGCATACCTGAAATTGCCAGCAATGATTTCCAGGATGAATTGTCCACAGCTGAATTCCGTGTTGCTTTATCAAAAACACTATCAGAAAGATTTTCTCTTGGCGTAAATCTTGGTGCTGAATATGGAACATATAGCAACAGTACATCGGGATTATATACAATGTCCTTCTCCGGTGAAATATATAAGCAGCTTGGCGGATTCATAGAGTTATACGGATATTTTTCAGAGGGATATGAACCAAATCATTTTATTGACGGCGGTCTAACCTACAGGATATTAAATAATCTGCAAGTGGATCTTTCTGCCGGAACTCAGTATTCCGACGATGTATCGGATTTCTTTATTGGAGGAGGATTGTCGGTTAGACTACCAAGATAA